A region of Drosophila suzukii chromosome 2L, CBGP_Dsuzu_IsoJpt1.0, whole genome shotgun sequence DNA encodes the following proteins:
- the l(2)k05819 gene encoding transmembrane protein 94 isoform X1 gives MAAKRADSPEKRTSPEHSQRGLTTKVALRRLHEEIERVLLEHERLYGAESSYRKLRAAFVKRYDSPLGWLSIGASLLASGALLITGMLWPALCLLAILSLDLFVVVRENNLRRTEIFRKTRHVLAELQLAEQHFCDDWQQANYPHLSNPMSPCVSLQWTYRDGKIVNLPWALLVRGDHIVLRPGHISPGPCHELETNKLFSANEIYGATPHGDPPVKPVARPPLPDLVCSLESTPYLDNLTVCLKNSLKRPPTIYNQQRYLLVTKYIQQWGFISALVITLISGLLRLHGYGLPTDEKHNWRFVLIESPAAAIIPLLPLIFPLMWISMNLWGIARLQCFLKTPQAALERSTSKSFEEDLDTPSYDYQNVSMLRSNVFRIWMQLWRGDSELLPRSANLVQVLGSISALCCVDKKGILSWPNPTAEKVFFLHNTDEESREDGAGSQSSSTSESDDVPDVDEDHKERGIVAEVLDLTHDQHCPFRLEFDDHEWKAHIKSLKPLGLAILLNTCSPLTHEHYAQFCGHVTAVAMLDKDLVPVTNRYAYALIESSKSFLHGRCLCELAKQIGFTDHATDRFALEGQLASYRHLQPDVVRRDIRFARQLQLSTKVKVPFPHSLSVVMRENPGGYLSLFTQGTADIILDCCDDFWDGIDLRPLSPQDRKRALDFYQRSALTSYCTAFAYRPLRHGIHGALSGPQRSGGECLYLELPPESKLRMQHVDKTHCDFQGGHHVKLSHSISTDSLLFSESKDDECNDVEGCFEMQCHQVFIGMVTMQYQAQNDIVRLVEHLERACIRFVHFSKENELRSRVFSEKMGLESGWNCHISLLSEPEPDNEKDRATAKAKELPEHIGKPQATTSTTATTTTTDHENNHHPSAKVMYISPPAPAPATASESESESIPAAKTTEIVGDGPEISYLLGPPNNLESSKTLSSSAPGAISNPDECNPLNVALNSEDPRSPEGESSKNSSQDSSPKKNVPEDSELDGEPDPNKHKQRHSLDSAMDENCRSLSTLTESTDQSAPINFDMSNRAKLPRGIENIRPHLEQVDNVPLQVSLFTDCSAEATRQMLDIMQSYGEIVVCLGSSASNANADIFLQADCSIAVEPLYPQVCQDVDAYTEANIQHNKLMWQRQSGKSKGNDDEELLEGGLQGCAMQSPAHTISPLYLSRLLNSLPCSIAVCRDDPLSLVAIIELSRRFSLGLWNCIQYWACCAGSISILNVLCACLSLPPLLTPLLGIYLMCVPVPLIAISLAHIDVDPKIMNRATSKKQTDYDTRAFAFVMWCYGCKFIVLVVSMLVSHWMFLSEPQSSAAPEATEAPELEIDDDDDQDFYQYLYLARSSALLGIILHFVFISFTFVHRDHALWQRNPFTNRIWAVTCLLLVLFHGVIYALQLVLEDFWGQLPNLWVALLVLFGGSLLSMIVSELAKFQENKVNARYQRRARLDFGTKLGMNSPF, from the exons ATGGCAGCGAAGCGGGCGGATAGTCCGGAGAAGCGGACGAGTCCGGAGCACTCGCAGCGCGGTCTTACCACAAAGGTGGCGCTGCGGCGTCTGCATGAGGAGATTGAACGGGTGCTGCTGGAACACGAGCGGCTGTACGGCGCCGAGAG CTCCTATCGAAAGTTGCGGGCGGCTTTTGTGAAGCGCTATGATAGCCCACTGGGCTGGCTCTCCATTGGTGCCAGTCTGCTGGCCAGTGGAGCACTCCTCATCACCGGAATGCTGTGGCCCGCTCTGTGCCTGCTGGCCATCTTATCGCTAGACCTCTTCGTAGTGGTCCGAGAGAACAACCTGCGTCGCACAGAGATTTTCCGGAAGACGCGACATGTGCTGGCGGAACTACAATTGGCGGAGCAGCATTTCTGCGACGACTGGCAGCAGGCCAACTATCCGCACTTAAGCAATCCAATGTCGCCCTGCGTATCCCTACAGTGGACCTATCGCGATGGGAAAATCGTAAACCTGCCCTGGGCCTTGTTGGTGCGTGGAGATCACATCGTCCTGCGACCGGGGCACATTTCTCCCGGTCCCTGTCACGAACTGGAAACGAACAAATTATTTTCGGCAAATGAAATCTATGGAGCAACCCCCCATGGGGATCCTCCCGTTAAGCCAGTCGCTCGCCCTCCACTGCCCGATCTCGTTTGCAGTTTGGAGAGCACACCCTACCTGGACAATCTTACCGTTTGCCTCAAAAACTCCCTGAAGCGACCGCCCACCATCTATAATCAGCAGCGATATCTG CTGGTCACCAAATACATACAACAGTGGGGCTTCATTAGTGCCCTGGTTATCACGCTCATCTCGGGTCTACTACGCCTCCACGGTTACGGCCTGCCCACCGACGAGAAGCACAACTGGCGCTTTGTGCTCATCGAATCCCCAGCGGCGGCCATTATTCCGCTATTGCCGCTGATCTTTCCGCTTATGTGGATATCCATGAATCTGTGGGGTATTGCGCGGTTGCAGTGCTTCCTTAAAACGCCACAGGCCGCCCTGGAGAGGAGTACAAGCAAATCGTTTGAGGAGGATCTGGACACGCCATCGTACGACTATCAGAATGTGTCGATGCTTCGTTCTAATGTGTTCCGCATCTGGATGCAGCTATGGCGGGGAGACAGTGAACTCCTGCCTCGCTCAGCGAATCTTGTACAGGTTCTGGGCTCCATTTCGGCGCTCTGCTGTGTGGACAAGAAGGGCATTCTATCGTGGCCCAATCCCACAGCCGAAAAGGTATTTTTTCTGCACAACACCGACGAGGAATCACGCGAGGATGGCGCAGGCAGTCAGTCGTCGTCAACGAGTGAAAGTGACGATGTACCGGATGTGGATGAGGATCACAAGGAGCGTGGGATAGTGGCTGAAGTCTTGGACCTTACGCACGACCAACACTGCCCTTTCCGACTGGAATTTGACGACCACGAATGGAAGGCGCACATCAAGTCCTTGAAGCCACTGG GTCTCGCCATTCTGCTGAACACCTGTTCACCGCTCACCCACGAGCACTACGCACAGTTCTGCGGCCATGTAACCGCCGTGGCCATGCTCGACAAAGATCTGGTGCCTGTGACTAATCGGTATGCGTATGCACTCATTGAGTCGAGTAAAAGCTTTTTGCATGG ACGCTGCCTCTGCGAGCTGGCCAAGCAGATTGGATTCACCGACCATGCCACGGATCGGTTCGCGCTGGAGGGTCAACTGGCCAGCTACCGGCATTTG CAACCTGATGTGGTGCGAAGGGACATTCGTTTCGCCCGGCAGCTGCAGCTGTCCACCAAGGTGAAGGTTCCGTTTCCGCACTCATTGTCCGTGGTTATGCGCGAGAACCCGGGTGGCTATTTGTCTCTCTTCACACAGGGAACGGCCGATATCATCCTGGACTGCTGCGACGACTTTTGGGATGGCATCGATCTGCGTCCACTGTCCCCTCAGGATCGCAAGCGGGCGTTGGACTTTTACCAGCGCAGTGCTCTGACCTCTTACTGCACGGCCTTCGCCTATCGCCCACTGAGGCATGGCATCCATGGAGCCCTGAGTGGCCCCCAGCGGAGCGGCGGTGAATGCCTATATCTGGAGCTACCGCCGGAGTCGAAGCTGCGCATGCAGCACGTGGATAAGACCCACTGCGACTTTCAGGGTGGGCACCACGTCAAGCTGAGCCACAGCATTAGCACGGATTCATTGTTATTCTCGGAGAGCAAGGACGATGAGTGCAACGATGTGGAGGGCTGCTTCGAGATGCAGTGCCACCAGGTGTTCATCGGCATGGTGACAATGCAGTATCAGGCTCAAAACGATATCGTACGGCTGGTCGAGCATCTGGAACGGGCCTGCATCCGATTTGTGCATTTTAGCAAAGAGAACGAACTGCGCTCGCGTGTCTTCTCTGAAAAAATGGGTCTAGAGTCCGGCTGGAACTGCCACATCTCGCTGCTAAGCGAACCAGAGCCGGACAACGAGAAGGATCGAGCCACTGCCAAAGCCAAGGAGTTGCCGGAACATATTGGTAAACCCCAAGCCACCACCTCAACCActgccaccaccaccacaacagaCCATGAGAACAACCATCATCCCAGTGCCAAAGTCATGTACATATCGCCCCCCGCACCCGCACCTGCCACTGCATCTGAATCCGAATCTGAATCCATACCTGCAGCTAAAACCACTGAAATTGTAGGTGACGGCCCAGAAATAAGTTACCTTTTGGGGCCGCCAAACAATCTGGAGTCCTCGAAAACCCTTAGTTCTTCAGCTCCCGGTGCCATTTCCAACCCGGATGAGTGCAATCCACTGAACGTAGCGCTTAACAGTGAAGATCCCCGTTCCCCGGAAGGCGAGAGCAGCAAGAACAGCTCGCAAGATAGTTCCCCAAAGAAAAATGTACCCGAAGATTCCGAACTGGATGGGGAACCCGATCCCAACAAGCATAAGCAGCGCCATTCGCTGGACTCCGCTATGGATGAAAACTGCCGCTCGTTAAGCACGCTCACCGAAAGCACGGATCAGAGTGCACCTATCAACTTTGACATGTCCAACAGGGCGAAGCTGCCAAGAGGCATTGAAAACATTAGACCTCATTTGGAGCAGGTTGACAACGTGCCTTTGCAGGTCTCTCTTTTCACCGACTGCTCGGCGGAGGCCACCCGCCAAATGCTGGACATCATGCAGTCCTACGGCGAGATTGTTGTCTGCTTGGGAAGCTCGGCCAGCAATGCCAATGCGGACATTTTCCTGCAGGCCGATTGCAGTATAGCCGTGGAGCCATTGTATCCACAGGTGTGCCAGGATGTGGACGCCTACACGGAAGCCAATATCCAGCACAATAAACTGATGTGGCAACGACAGTCTGGGAAATCCAAGGGCAATGATGATGAGGAACTGCTGGAGGGCGGCCTTCAGGGATGTGCCATGCAGTCGCCCGCTCACACCATTTCGCCACTGTATCTAAGCCGACTGCTCAACTCCCTGCCCTGTTCCATTGCCGTTTGCCGTGACGACCCGCTTTCGCTGGTGGCCATAATTGAGCTGTCACGTCGCTTCTCTCTCGGCCTGTGGAACTGCATCCAGTACTGGGCTTGCTGCGCTGGCTCCATCTCCATTCTGAACGTGCTGTGCGCGTGCCTCTCGCTGCCACCACTTCTCACCCCGCTGCTCGGTATTTATCTGATGTGCGTGCCGGTGCCGCTAATAGCCATATCGCTTGCCCACATTGACGTGGATCCCAAGATCATGAATCGGGCGACCAGCAAAAAGCAAACGGACTACGATACGCGCGCTTTTGCCTTTGTCATGTGGTGCTATGGCTGCAAGTTTATCGTTCTTGTCGTATCTATG CTCGTTTCCCACTGGATGTTCTTATCTGAGCCTCAATCGAGCGCCGCTCCAGAAGCTACAGAAGCACCTGAGTTAGAAAtagacgatgatgatgatcagGACTTTTATCAATATCTTTACTTAGCTCGAAGCTCTGCCTTACTAGGCATAATCTTACATTTCG TTTTCATTTCTTTCACATTTGTGCATCGCGATCATGCGCTCTGGCAGCGCAATCCATTTACTAATCGTATCTGGGCTGTTACCTGTTTGTTGTTGGTCCTGTTCCATGGTGTGATCTACGCCTTGCAACTGGTTCTGGAGGATTTCTGGGGACAGCTGCCGAACCTGTGGGTGGCCTTGTTGGTCTTATTTGGCGGCAGTTTGCTGAGCATGATTGTCAGTGAGCTGGCCAAGTTCCAGGAGAACAA GGTCAACGCGCGCTATCAACGTCGGGCGCGTCTTGACTTTGGCACCAAATTGGGCATGAACTCGCCCTTCTAA